In one Streptomyces sp. NBC_01241 genomic region, the following are encoded:
- a CDS encoding asparaginase — translation MTSSAATVAPSAISPAHPVLAEVVRSGFVEGRHRGSLVLLAADGSVERVLGDPTAPVFPRSSNKPMQAAAVLRAGLDLSGERLALAAASHSGEDFHLELVRRMLAEHGLTPGDLQTPPDLPLDPAEAETYLAAGHVRERITMNCSGKHAAMLAACALNGWDRASYLDPSHSLQQLVHQVVEEAAGEPVAEVGTDGCGAPLMAISLVGLARAFRTFVLAEPGTAERRVGDAMRAHPEYVAGTRRPDTWLMREVPGTLSKMGAEAVQAVALADGRALAFKIDDGATRALGPVLARSLRLLGIDAPVVSRIGRTPLLGGGGEVGEIRAAF, via the coding sequence ATGACCTCCAGCGCCGCAACCGTCGCCCCCTCCGCCATATCCCCCGCCCACCCCGTCCTGGCCGAGGTCGTACGGTCCGGCTTCGTGGAGGGCCGGCACCGGGGCTCGCTGGTCCTCCTGGCCGCCGACGGCAGCGTGGAACGGGTCCTGGGCGATCCGACGGCGCCGGTCTTCCCCCGTTCGTCCAACAAGCCGATGCAGGCCGCGGCCGTGCTGCGGGCCGGGCTCGACCTGTCCGGGGAGCGGCTGGCACTGGCCGCCGCGAGCCACTCCGGCGAGGACTTCCACCTCGAACTCGTACGCAGGATGCTCGCCGAGCACGGACTGACCCCCGGTGATCTGCAGACCCCGCCCGATCTGCCGCTGGACCCGGCGGAGGCGGAGACGTATCTCGCCGCCGGCCACGTCCGGGAGCGGATCACCATGAACTGTTCCGGCAAGCACGCGGCGATGCTCGCGGCGTGCGCGCTGAACGGCTGGGACCGGGCGTCCTACCTCGACCCGTCGCACTCGCTCCAGCAGCTGGTCCACCAGGTGGTCGAGGAGGCGGCCGGCGAGCCGGTCGCGGAGGTCGGTACGGACGGGTGCGGGGCGCCGCTGATGGCGATAAGCCTGGTGGGTCTGGCGCGGGCCTTCCGCACGTTCGTGCTGGCCGAGCCGGGGACGGCGGAGCGCCGGGTCGGCGACGCGATGCGGGCCCACCCCGAGTACGTGGCGGGAACGCGCCGCCCCGACACCTGGCTGATGCGGGAGGTGCCGGGCACGCTCTCCAAGATGGGTGCGGAGGCGGTGCAGGCGGTGGCGCTGGCCGACGGCCGGGCCCTGGCCTTCAAGATCGACGACGGCGCGACGCGGGCGCTCGGCCCGGTGCTGGCCCGGTCGCTGCGCCTGCTCGGCATCGACGCCCCGGTGGTCTCCCGGATCGGACGCACGCCGCTGCTGGGCGGCGGCGGTGAGGTCGGCGAGATCAGGGCGGCGTTCTGA
- a CDS encoding ATP-binding cassette domain-containing protein has translation MSMAPRTDTQSSAPHTADSHDLIRVHGARENNLKDVSIEIPKRRLTVFTGVSGSGKSSLVFNTIAAESQRLINETYSAFVQGFMPTLARPEVDVLEGLTTAIAVDQQRMGGDPRSTVGTATDANAMLRILFSRLGKPHIGPPSAYSFNTASVRASGAITVERGARKAVKATFSRTGGMCTRCEGRGTVSDIDLTQLYDDSKSLAEGAFTIPGWKSDSFWTVRVYAESGLLDPDKPIRKYTKKEMQDFLYREPTKVKVEGVNLTYEGLIPKIQKSFLSKDKESLQPHIRAFVERAVTFTTCPECDGTRLSEGARSSKIERINIADACAMEIRDLAEWIRGLEEPSVAPLLTALQETLDSFVEIGLGYLALDRPAGTLSGGEAQRVKMIRHLGSSLTDVTYVFDEPTAGLHPHDIQRMNDLLLRLRDKGNTVLVVEHKPEMIAIADHVVDLGPGAGTAGGAVCFEGTVEKLRAGDTVTGRHLDDRAAVKETVRKPTGALEIRGATANNLQGVDVDIPLGVLAVITGVAGSGKSSLVHGSVPAGEGVVSVDQSPIKGSRRSNPATYTGLLDPIRKAFAKANGVKPALFSANSEGACPTCNGVGVVYTDLAMMAGVATPCEECEGKRYQASVLEYHLGGRDISEVLAMSVAEAEEFFGDGEARTPAAHRILERLADVGLGYLSLGQPLTTLSGGERQRLKLATHMADKGGVYVLDEPTTGLHLADVEQLLGLLDRLVDSGKSVIVVEHHQAVMAHADWIIDLGPGAGHDGGRIVFEGTPADLVTARSTLTGEHLAAYVGA, from the coding sequence ATGAGCATGGCCCCGAGGACGGACACGCAGTCGTCCGCGCCGCACACTGCCGACAGCCACGACCTGATCCGCGTGCACGGCGCGCGCGAGAACAACCTCAAGGACGTCAGTATCGAGATCCCGAAGCGCCGCCTCACGGTGTTCACCGGCGTCTCCGGCTCGGGCAAGAGCTCGCTGGTGTTCAACACGATCGCCGCCGAGTCGCAGCGGCTGATCAACGAGACGTACAGCGCCTTCGTGCAGGGCTTCATGCCGACGCTGGCGCGTCCCGAGGTCGACGTACTCGAAGGGCTGACGACCGCCATCGCCGTCGACCAGCAGCGGATGGGCGGCGACCCCCGCTCCACGGTCGGCACCGCCACCGACGCCAACGCGATGCTGCGCATCCTCTTCAGCCGGCTCGGGAAGCCGCACATCGGCCCGCCCAGCGCGTACTCCTTCAACACCGCCTCGGTCCGGGCGAGCGGCGCGATCACCGTCGAGCGCGGCGCCAGGAAGGCGGTGAAGGCGACCTTCTCCCGCACCGGCGGCATGTGCACGCGCTGCGAAGGCCGGGGCACGGTCTCCGACATCGACCTCACCCAGCTCTACGACGACTCCAAGTCGCTCGCCGAGGGCGCGTTCACCATCCCCGGCTGGAAGTCCGACAGCTTCTGGACGGTCCGGGTCTACGCCGAGTCGGGCCTCCTCGACCCGGACAAGCCGATCCGCAAATACACCAAGAAGGAGATGCAGGACTTCCTGTACCGGGAACCGACCAAGGTGAAGGTCGAGGGCGTGAACCTCACCTACGAGGGGCTGATCCCCAAGATCCAGAAGTCGTTCCTGTCGAAGGACAAGGAGTCGCTGCAGCCGCACATCCGGGCGTTCGTGGAGCGGGCGGTCACCTTCACCACCTGCCCCGAGTGCGACGGGACGCGGCTGAGCGAGGGGGCCCGGTCGTCGAAGATCGAGCGGATCAACATCGCCGACGCCTGCGCGATGGAGATCCGCGACCTCGCCGAATGGATCCGCGGCCTGGAGGAGCCCTCGGTGGCGCCGCTGCTCACCGCGCTGCAGGAGACCCTCGACTCGTTCGTGGAGATCGGCCTCGGCTACCTCGCGCTCGACCGGCCGGCGGGCACGCTGTCGGGCGGCGAGGCGCAGCGCGTCAAGATGATCCGCCACCTCGGTTCCTCGCTCACCGATGTCACATACGTCTTCGACGAGCCCACCGCGGGCCTGCACCCCCATGACATCCAGCGGATGAACGACCTGCTGCTGCGGCTGCGGGACAAGGGCAACACGGTGCTCGTCGTCGAGCACAAGCCGGAGATGATCGCGATCGCCGACCACGTCGTCGACCTCGGTCCCGGCGCCGGTACGGCGGGCGGCGCCGTCTGCTTCGAGGGCACCGTCGAGAAGCTGCGGGCCGGTGACACCGTTACCGGCCGCCATCTCGACGACCGGGCCGCCGTCAAGGAGACGGTACGCAAGCCGACCGGCGCGCTGGAGATCCGCGGCGCGACGGCGAACAACCTGCAGGGCGTCGACGTGGACATCCCGCTCGGGGTGCTCGCCGTCATCACCGGCGTCGCCGGCTCCGGCAAGAGTTCGCTCGTGCACGGGTCGGTCCCCGCCGGTGAGGGTGTGGTGTCGGTCGACCAGAGCCCGATCAAGGGCTCGCGACGGAGCAACCCGGCGACGTACACCGGACTGCTCGACCCGATCCGCAAGGCGTTCGCGAAGGCCAACGGCGTGAAGCCGGCCCTGTTCAGCGCCAACTCCGAGGGTGCCTGCCCCACGTGCAACGGCGTCGGCGTCGTCTACACCGACCTGGCGATGATGGCCGGTGTCGCCACTCCCTGCGAGGAGTGCGAGGGGAAGCGGTACCAGGCGTCGGTGCTGGAGTACCACCTCGGCGGCCGCGACATCAGCGAGGTGCTGGCGATGTCGGTGGCCGAGGCCGAGGAGTTCTTCGGCGACGGCGAGGCGCGCACACCGGCCGCGCACCGCATCCTCGAACGGCTCGCCGACGTCGGGCTCGGCTACCTCAGCCTCGGCCAGCCGCTCACCACGCTGTCCGGCGGCGAGCGGCAGCGGCTGAAGCTGGCCACCCACATGGCCGACAAGGGCGGTGTCTACGTCCTCGACGAGCCGACCACCGGCCTGCACCTCGCCGACGTCGAGCAGCTCCTCGGCCTGCTCGACCGGCTCGTCGACTCCGGCAAGTCGGTCATCGTCGTCGAGCACCACCAGGCGGTCATGGCGCACGCCGACTGGATCATCGACCTCGGCCCCGGCGCCGGTCACGACGGCGGCCGGATCGTCTTCGAGGGCACGCCCGCCGACCTCGTCACCGCCCGCTCCACCCTCACCGGCGAGCACCTCGCGGCCTACGTCGGCGCCTGA
- a CDS encoding DUF2199 domain-containing protein: MDIDPGYTCSCCGEHHAELPMGYSTMAPDVWDASLENDPDSMLSSDQCIVRHEHYFIKGLIEIPVLGSEEPFSWGVWVSLSRENFGRALDVWETPGRESEQPYFGWLSTELGLYSPRTTNLKTNAHTRPIGLRPRIELEPTDHPLAVEQRTGITFDRVREIAEAVVHAGDVPA, from the coding sequence ATGGATATCGACCCCGGCTACACCTGCTCCTGCTGCGGCGAACACCACGCGGAACTACCGATGGGGTACTCGACCATGGCACCCGACGTCTGGGACGCGAGCCTGGAGAACGATCCCGACAGCATGCTCTCCTCGGACCAGTGCATCGTCAGACACGAGCACTACTTCATCAAGGGCCTGATCGAGATACCCGTCCTCGGCAGCGAGGAGCCCTTCTCCTGGGGTGTCTGGGTCTCGCTCAGCCGGGAGAACTTCGGGCGGGCCCTCGACGTGTGGGAGACGCCCGGCCGGGAGTCCGAGCAGCCGTACTTCGGGTGGCTGAGCACCGAGTTGGGGCTGTACTCGCCCCGCACGACCAACCTCAAGACGAACGCCCACACCCGCCCGATCGGTCTGCGTCCCCGGATCGAGCTGGAACCCACCGACCATCCCCTCGCCGTGGAACAGCGCACCGGTATCACGTTCGACCGGGTACGCGAGATCGCCGAAGCGGTGGTGCACGCCGGCGACGTCCCCGCCTGA
- a CDS encoding transposase, with translation MGSKSNRSRRYAEEFKRDVVALVRSFGKTVTEVAREIGVGAEGLRNRVKQDTINRGQGAPGYLDTGRCP, from the coding sequence GTGGGAAGCAAGAGCAACCGCAGTAGGCGGTACGCGGAGGAGTTCAAGCGCGACGTGGTCGCGCTGGTTCGGTCCTTCGGCAAGACCGTCACCGAGGTGGCCCGGGAGATCGGGGTCGGCGCCGAGGGACTGCGGAACCGGGTCAAGCAGGACACGATCAACCGCGGGCAGGGGGCTCCGGGTTACTTGGACACAGGTCGTTGTCCATGA
- a CDS encoding Fur family transcriptional regulator, translated as MVSTDWKTDLRQRGYRLTPQRQLVLEAVDTLEHATPDDILAEVRRTASGVNISTVYRTLELLEELELVSHAHLGHGAPTYHLADRHHHIHLVCRDCTNVIEADVGVVAEFTAKLQDSFGFETDMKHFAIFGRCADCAAKAASGDAARTADAARTADAAGPKA; from the coding sequence GTGGTGAGCACCGACTGGAAGACCGATCTCCGGCAGCGCGGCTATCGGCTGACGCCGCAGCGGCAGCTTGTCCTGGAAGCCGTCGACACGCTGGAACATGCGACGCCCGACGACATCCTCGCCGAGGTGCGCAGGACTGCGTCCGGCGTGAACATCTCCACCGTCTACCGGACGCTCGAACTCCTGGAGGAGCTGGAGCTGGTCAGCCACGCCCATCTGGGGCACGGGGCGCCGACGTACCACCTGGCCGACCGCCACCACCACATCCACCTGGTCTGCCGCGACTGTACGAACGTCATCGAGGCCGATGTCGGGGTCGTCGCCGAGTTCACCGCGAAGCTGCAGGACAGCTTCGGGTTCGAGACGGACATGAAGCACTTCGCGATCTTCGGCCGCTGTGCCGACTGCGCGGCGAAGGCGGCGTCCGGCGACGCGGCACGGACGGCCGACGCGGCACGGACGGCCGACGCGGCCGGACCCAAGGCGTAG
- a CDS encoding GNAT family N-acetyltransferase → MAPDVRTITAAEFPDWLRAKHTGFLHPPTGTEEESERRLPYTDLARTQGAFDGGRCVATFRSFAQELTVVGGAVVPADAISNVTVSPTHRRRGLLSRMMATDLAAAKERGDVVATLIAAEYPIYGRYGFGPATWTTEWEIDVPRAGLDPRWSGPSAQDGGRIDLVSGADVRKLGPALHDRLRARQHGAVDREARWWEVNTGEIPSGPEVWKEPFYAVYSNAAGEPDGLIVYRADDNWGDAKQPLNRATVLGQIAVTPAADRVLWHFVCSIDWITTVRTGYRAPDDLLPLLLPDPRAARIVTHADWLWVRVLDVVRALEARTYAVPGALTLDVHDTTGLTAGRYRLDASPSGASCTPTSAEADLALDVRELGALYLGDESPVRLAALGPIEERTPGAVALAEGMFRAARRAWCPDIF, encoded by the coding sequence ATGGCTCCTGACGTCCGTACGATCACCGCTGCCGAGTTCCCCGACTGGCTGCGCGCCAAGCACACCGGCTTTCTGCACCCGCCGACGGGAACGGAAGAAGAGTCCGAACGGCGGCTCCCGTACACGGACCTCGCCCGCACGCAGGGCGCCTTCGACGGCGGGCGGTGCGTGGCCACGTTCCGTTCGTTCGCGCAGGAGCTCACGGTCGTCGGCGGTGCCGTGGTGCCGGCCGACGCGATCTCCAACGTCACGGTGTCGCCCACGCACCGCCGTCGCGGACTGCTCAGCCGGATGATGGCCACGGACCTGGCGGCGGCGAAGGAGCGCGGCGACGTGGTCGCCACCCTGATCGCCGCCGAGTACCCGATCTACGGGCGGTACGGCTTCGGTCCGGCGACGTGGACCACCGAGTGGGAGATCGACGTACCGAGGGCGGGCCTGGACCCGCGCTGGTCGGGCCCCTCCGCGCAGGACGGCGGCCGGATCGACCTGGTGAGCGGTGCCGACGTACGCAAGCTGGGCCCGGCCCTCCACGACCGGCTGCGGGCCCGGCAGCACGGTGCGGTCGACCGTGAGGCCCGCTGGTGGGAAGTGAACACCGGCGAGATCCCGTCCGGTCCCGAGGTCTGGAAGGAACCGTTCTACGCGGTCTACAGCAACGCGGCCGGTGAGCCGGACGGTCTGATCGTCTACCGCGCCGACGACAACTGGGGCGATGCCAAGCAGCCGCTGAACCGGGCCACGGTGCTCGGGCAGATCGCCGTCACCCCGGCCGCGGACCGCGTGCTGTGGCACTTCGTCTGCTCCATCGACTGGATCACCACGGTCCGCACCGGCTACCGCGCCCCCGACGACCTGCTGCCCCTCCTGCTCCCGGACCCGCGCGCGGCCCGCATCGTGACCCACGCGGACTGGCTGTGGGTGCGGGTCCTGGACGTCGTACGCGCCCTGGAGGCCCGGACGTACGCGGTGCCCGGCGCGCTGACCCTGGACGTCCACGACACCACGGGCCTGACCGCCGGCCGCTACCGCCTGGACGCCTCCCCGTCCGGCGCGAGTTGCACCCCCACCTCGGCTGAAGCCGATCTCGCCCTGGACGTAAGGGAGTTGGGGGCGCTCTACCTGGGCGACGAGTCGCCGGTCCGGCTGGCGGCACTGGGCCCCATCGAGGAACGCACGCCGGGAGCGGTGGCGCTGGCGGAGGGGATGTTCCGGGCGGCGCGGCGGGCCTGGTGCCCGGACATCTTCTAG
- a CDS encoding ABC transporter substrate-binding protein, producing the protein MSTYGTGQSPGAVPVTCTGTSTSTSTGTSTSTGISTSASTSTLRPPVQRTGHGHLDGPSVGPPPELGGLRLPELRTLRRDSQRDEADLSYVRRLIQGRIDILRAELARRRDPETPVVDRLSEILADTPSQHRSSARHVTLTPPRSDEYRRLAAETLAEVELSDLDARTDDELHIAMGRLVRYEQQVSRRRHRLQRTADDCSAEIARRYRDGEAQVDDLLA; encoded by the coding sequence ATGAGTACCTATGGAACCGGGCAGTCCCCCGGCGCCGTGCCGGTCACATGTACCGGCACCAGTACCAGTACGAGTACCGGCACCAGCACCAGTACCGGCATCAGTACGAGTGCCAGTACCAGCACCTTGCGCCCACCCGTCCAGCGAACCGGTCACGGACACCTGGACGGCCCGTCCGTGGGACCGCCGCCGGAGCTGGGTGGCCTGCGTCTGCCGGAGCTGCGCACCCTGCGCCGCGACTCGCAGCGCGACGAGGCCGACCTCAGCTATGTGCGGCGACTGATCCAGGGCCGCATCGACATCCTGCGGGCCGAGCTGGCCCGCAGACGGGATCCGGAGACACCGGTCGTGGACCGGCTCTCGGAGATCCTCGCCGACACTCCGTCCCAGCACCGCTCCTCCGCCCGGCACGTCACGCTCACTCCGCCGCGCAGCGACGAGTACCGCCGGCTTGCGGCCGAGACGCTCGCCGAGGTCGAACTCTCCGACCTCGACGCCCGTACGGACGACGAGCTGCACATCGCGATGGGGCGCCTGGTCCGCTACGAGCAGCAGGTCTCCCGCCGCCGTCACCGACTGCAACGCACCGCTGACGATTGCAGTGCGGAGATCGCCCGCAGGTACCGTGACGGTGAAGCACAAGTAGACGACCTGCTCGCCTGA
- the dtd gene encoding D-aminoacyl-tRNA deacylase, translated as MRAVVQRVDGASVTVTDGTGATGGPEVVGEIVGEGLCVLVGVTHGDTPEKAAQLARKLWSVRILEGEKSCSDVNAPLLVISQFTLYGDARKGRRPTWNAAAPGEVAEPLVDEVVAQLRALGAQVETGRFGADMRVSLTNHGPFTVVVEV; from the coding sequence ATGCGTGCAGTGGTGCAGAGGGTGGACGGTGCGAGCGTCACGGTGACCGACGGCACGGGCGCGACGGGTGGGCCCGAGGTCGTCGGCGAAATCGTCGGTGAAGGGCTGTGTGTGCTGGTCGGGGTCACCCATGGGGACACCCCGGAGAAGGCGGCGCAGCTCGCCCGCAAGCTCTGGTCGGTCCGCATTCTGGAGGGCGAGAAGTCCTGCTCCGACGTAAATGCGCCGCTTCTGGTGATTTCCCAGTTCACCCTCTACGGGGATGCCCGGAAGGGGCGCAGGCCCACCTGGAACGCCGCGGCGCCCGGCGAGGTCGCCGAACCGCTGGTCGACGAGGTGGTGGCGCAGCTGAGGGCGCTGGGCGCGCAGGTGGAGACCGGCCGGTTCGGCGCGGACATGCGGGTCTCGCTCACGAACCACGGCCCGTTCACCGTCGTCGTCGAGGTCTGA
- a CDS encoding TetR family transcriptional regulator, with protein MVMSGETPEPPATAEHAAPAPHAPMSLRERKKQLTYQAISDAAIAMFVERGFDKVSVAEVAAAADISKPTLFRYFPAKEDLALHRFADHEDESARVVAARADDESPLDALRRNYLDGLERRDPVTGLCDVPQVLAYQRMLYGTPSLVARMYTYQGRSEAALARALGDRVRDRLAAGQIIAVLRILALENWRRIEAGESADQVYDGAVEAAELAFVQLRSGLGAQ; from the coding sequence ATGGTCATGAGCGGAGAGACACCCGAGCCGCCCGCGACGGCGGAGCATGCGGCGCCCGCGCCACATGCGCCGATGAGCCTGCGTGAGCGCAAGAAGCAGCTGACGTACCAGGCGATCTCCGATGCCGCGATCGCGATGTTCGTGGAGCGGGGCTTCGACAAGGTCTCGGTGGCGGAGGTGGCGGCTGCCGCGGACATTTCCAAGCCGACGCTGTTCCGGTACTTCCCGGCCAAGGAGGACCTGGCCCTGCACCGGTTCGCCGACCACGAGGACGAGTCCGCCCGCGTGGTCGCCGCCCGCGCGGACGACGAGTCCCCGCTGGACGCCCTGCGTCGCAACTACCTGGACGGCCTGGAGCGACGCGACCCGGTGACCGGGCTCTGCGACGTGCCGCAGGTGCTGGCGTATCAGCGGATGCTGTACGGGACGCCGTCCCTGGTCGCCCGCATGTACACCTACCAGGGCCGCTCGGAGGCGGCGCTCGCCCGCGCGCTGGGCGACCGGGTGCGGGACAGGCTGGCCGCGGGCCAGATCATCGCCGTACTGCGCATCCTGGCCCTGGAGAACTGGCGGCGGATCGAAGCGGGGGAGAGCGCGGATCAGGTGTACGACGGCGCGGTCGAAGCGGCCGAACTCGCCTTCGTGCAACTGCGGTCGGGACTCGGCGCGCAGTAG
- a CDS encoding GNAT family N-acetyltransferase, whose protein sequence is MAIVLRKPGVDGLSEAVGVLRGWQYDGAPMQLHPGDLGWFCRLSAEATAAAVRTWSRDGQILAVGLLDGPRLLRLTIAPDAQREEALAQQLVDDVTEPERGVLPEGKADIEAPMGALVQDLLFEDGWNADEPWTPLCRDLTEPVNDPGVRIEVVGPEQAHVFAAVHRAAFDGSRFTDERWHAMAAGLPYADARCLVAYDDQGNAVAAVTVWSAGPGRPGLLEPMGVHREHRRHGYGEAITVAAAAALQELGSSSAIVCAPSSNVGAVATYKSAGFQQRPEVRDRHRDA, encoded by the coding sequence ATGGCGATTGTGTTGCGCAAGCCGGGGGTCGACGGGCTGAGCGAGGCCGTGGGCGTGCTGCGGGGGTGGCAGTACGACGGGGCGCCGATGCAACTGCATCCGGGGGACCTGGGCTGGTTCTGCCGGTTGAGTGCCGAAGCGACCGCTGCGGCGGTCAGGACGTGGAGCCGGGACGGACAGATTCTCGCCGTCGGGCTGCTGGACGGCCCCCGGTTGTTGCGGCTGACGATCGCGCCGGACGCTCAGCGGGAGGAGGCGCTGGCGCAGCAGTTGGTCGATGACGTGACCGAGCCGGAGCGCGGCGTGCTGCCCGAGGGGAAGGCGGACATCGAGGCGCCGATGGGTGCACTGGTCCAAGATCTGCTGTTCGAGGACGGCTGGAACGCCGACGAGCCGTGGACGCCGCTGTGCCGCGACCTCACGGAGCCGGTGAACGACCCAGGCGTACGGATCGAGGTGGTCGGGCCGGAGCAGGCGCACGTGTTTGCCGCCGTACATCGGGCAGCGTTCGACGGGTCGAGGTTCACGGATGAGCGCTGGCACGCGATGGCGGCCGGATTGCCGTACGCCGACGCCCGGTGTCTGGTCGCGTACGACGACCAGGGCAACGCGGTGGCGGCGGTGACGGTGTGGTCGGCCGGTCCGGGTAGGCCCGGGTTGCTCGAACCGATGGGCGTGCACCGGGAACATCGCCGTCACGGCTACGGCGAGGCGATCACTGTCGCCGCGGCGGCCGCACTCCAGGAGCTGGGCTCGTCGAGCGCGATCGTCTGCGCCCCGAGTTCCAATGTCGGCGCCGTCGCCACCTACAAGTCAGCCGGCTTCCAGCAGCGCCCCGAGGTCCGGGACCGACACCGGGACGCCTAG
- the galE gene encoding UDP-glucose 4-epimerase GalE, whose amino-acid sequence MKVLIAGGAGYIGSTVASACADAGITPVVLDNLVTGRREFTTGRAFYEGDIADGPLIDRVFAEHPDIDAVVHCAALIVVPDSVADPVGYYRANVAKSLEFAGHLLRNGCTRMIFSSSASIYGADTDLTVDEDSPVAPQSPYARTKAVCEAMFTDIAATQPLRVVSLRYFNPIGADPKMRTGLQLRRPSHGLGKMIQAQEEGTAFQVTGTGYPTRDGSGIRDYVHVWDLAVAHVAALGAFDTVLPEAGAGPAATSTVINLGSGTGTTVRELLDAFNSVVEAPVPAVDAEARPGDVAGAYTRSDRAKRLLGWQPRYSLAEGIRHSLEWADVREDVLGRSV is encoded by the coding sequence ATGAAGGTCCTGATCGCCGGAGGCGCGGGCTACATCGGCAGCACGGTCGCGTCCGCATGTGCGGACGCGGGGATCACTCCGGTCGTCCTCGACAACCTGGTCACGGGCAGACGGGAGTTCACGACGGGGCGGGCCTTCTACGAGGGCGACATCGCGGACGGCCCGCTGATCGACCGGGTCTTCGCCGAGCACCCGGACATCGACGCCGTCGTCCACTGCGCGGCCCTGATCGTGGTCCCGGACTCGGTCGCCGACCCGGTCGGCTACTACCGGGCGAACGTGGCCAAGAGCCTGGAGTTCGCCGGCCACCTCCTGCGCAACGGCTGTACCCGCATGATCTTCAGCTCGTCCGCCTCCATCTACGGGGCGGACACCGATCTGACGGTCGACGAGGACTCCCCCGTCGCCCCGCAGAGCCCGTACGCGCGCACCAAGGCGGTGTGCGAGGCGATGTTCACCGACATCGCCGCCACGCAGCCTCTGCGCGTTGTGTCCCTGCGCTACTTCAACCCGATCGGCGCAGATCCGAAGATGCGTACGGGACTTCAGCTGCGGCGCCCGAGCCACGGCCTGGGCAAGATGATCCAGGCGCAGGAGGAGGGCACCGCGTTCCAGGTCACCGGAACCGGCTACCCGACGCGCGACGGTTCGGGCATCCGCGACTACGTCCACGTCTGGGACCTCGCCGTCGCGCATGTGGCCGCGCTCGGTGCCTTCGACACCGTCCTGCCGGAGGCGGGGGCCGGGCCGGCGGCCACCTCCACCGTCATCAACCTGGGCTCCGGCACGGGCACCACCGTGCGCGAGCTCCTCGACGCCTTCAACAGCGTGGTCGAGGCACCCGTGCCCGCGGTCGACGCCGAAGCCCGGCCGGGCGATGTCGCGGGGGCGTACACCCGGAGCGACCGGGCGAAGCGGCTGCTGGGCTGGCAGCCGCGTTACTCGCTGGCGGAGGGCATCCGCCACTCCCTGGAGTGGGCCGACGTACGGGAGGACGTGCTCGGCCGTTCCGTGTAG
- a CDS encoding YgfZ/GcvT domain-containing protein, whose protein sequence is MKSPLLSLPGAVPAEGRDEGVAAHYGDLFREQRALADGSGLVDLSHRAVITVTGSDRLAWLHLLLTQHVSELAPGQATEALILTAHGHIEHALYLVDDGETVWMHAEPGTQGDLVAYLESMKFFYRVEVADRTEDFAVVYLPAGSIAEVPDGVTVRETAYGRDLFLPRADLEAYAAAHGPVAGILAYEALRVEAHRPRLGFETDHRTIPHELGWIGTAVHLQKGCYRGQETVARVQNLGKPPRRLVFLHLDGSEVVLPGHGTPVRLAADGAEGRQLGFITTSARHHELGPIALALVKRNVAVDAELLAGDTAAAQETVVEP, encoded by the coding sequence ATGAAGAGCCCTCTGCTGTCCCTGCCCGGCGCGGTTCCCGCCGAAGGCCGCGATGAAGGCGTCGCCGCGCACTACGGCGACCTGTTCCGCGAGCAGCGCGCCCTCGCCGACGGCTCCGGCCTCGTCGACCTCTCGCACCGCGCCGTCATCACCGTCACCGGCAGCGACCGGTTGGCCTGGCTGCATCTGCTGCTCACCCAACACGTCAGCGAACTCGCCCCGGGGCAGGCCACCGAGGCCCTGATCCTCACCGCGCACGGACACATCGAGCACGCCCTCTATCTCGTCGATGACGGCGAGACCGTGTGGATGCACGCCGAACCGGGCACGCAGGGCGACCTCGTCGCCTACCTGGAGTCCATGAAGTTCTTCTACCGGGTCGAAGTCGCCGACCGCACCGAGGACTTCGCCGTCGTGTACCTGCCGGCCGGCTCCATCGCGGAGGTCCCGGACGGGGTGACGGTACGGGAGACGGCGTACGGCCGGGACCTGTTCCTGCCCCGCGCCGACCTGGAGGCGTACGCGGCCGCGCACGGCCCGGTGGCCGGAATTCTGGCGTACGAGGCGCTGCGCGTCGAGGCGCACCGCCCGCGCCTCGGTTTCGAGACCGACCACCGCACCATCCCGCACGAGCTGGGCTGGATCGGTACCGCCGTCCATCTCCAGAAGGGCTGCTACCGGGGCCAGGAAACCGTGGCCCGGGTGCAGAACCTGGGCAAGCCGCCGCGGCGGCTGGTCTTCCTGCACCTCGACGGCAGCGAGGTCGTGCTGCCCGGACACGGCACCCCCGTACGGCTCGCCGCGGACGGCGCCGAGGGCCGGCAGCTGGGCTTCATCACGACGTCCGCCCGCCACCACGAGCTGGGGCCGATCGCGCTGGCCCTGGTCAAGCGGAACGTGGCAGTGGACGCGGAACTGCTCGCGGGGGATACGGCCGCTGCCCAGGAGACGGTCGTGGAGCCGTAA